CTACTGTTTGTTCATGTGTTGTTACCTGTTTGTTATCTGCTGTTCCTTGACTTGTCGGTATCTGTTCACTTTCATGCATGGTATTTTTCTTCCTTTTTCTAGTCATAAATTAACAGTTAAGCAATGCTTTCTTCCAGTCATGAAGATATTGGGTTAGGAAAAGAGATAATTAATTTGCTGTCCATCTAAATAATTTATGATTAACTAGGGTCAAATCTAGTTTTGTAAATATCTCGAATATTTCAGTTTTAGTTTTACAGGTTATTTACCCATTTACAAACCATCATTTGATGTAACCTAGTAGGCTTTTTGATGTATTTTTTCTGTTAATTATTCCTAAATTCAATTTGTATCTCAAGTAGTCATTGAGTAGAGTGCAGCACTAAAGTTGCAGTCAGTGAAGTAACCCTATTCCGCAAACCGATTCGTACTTGCTGAAGGAAGTAACTGGGCTAACTACTGCTGCTGTTATACCAATTCCTCATAAGGTTCAAACAAATGAGATGAGATCCCACCAACCCCCCTGGACAAGCAGGGCTAAGATAGGGTCTTGCTCACTTTTGGTGATGCGGGGTGGATAGAGACGACTCAGAAGAGCGATCGCTATTTCAAAAGCTCAGCAGATTTCTAGAAGTAACCTGCTCAGGAGAGTTCTTACACTGCCAGCAGAACCCGTTGGCTCAACAGGTCAAACTTGGCACGACCATACATCTGGCGTTTCAACATCTTCAGACGGTTGATCTGTCCTTCCACCTGTCCGTTACTCCACTCTAAAGTCACGCCCGCCTTGACCGCCTCATAGTTGGATGCCTAAGCCAGGAAGTCACCCCCCTGACTCGGCTACAAAACCGTGCATGAAACGTTAATTTCACACGGCTCCTCAATGATTTGGTGCTTGTCACGCACACCTCTAGATTCAGAGTTAAAAGGGATTACAGTTGAGATAATCCTCATCTATTTCTTGAACTGAAACAGCAATTTTCTCCGCTGCTGTTTTAGCATCATGGCAATGTCCATGAAGTAATTGAAGGTTGTCGTAACTATCCTTACCGCCTTTTGAACGGGGGATTTTATGGTCGATTTCCATCAAATCTTCATGATTGAAAAACAGCCCACAATGAGTACACTTTCCTTTCTGCATCTTCAAGAGTGTTGCCATTCTTTTTGAAGCTTCAGGATGTTTACCCATTCTCGAACTCCAGTACACCCAATCACCATCAAATGGGCTTCGGCTTCCTTGCACTTGTATGTGTCTCACGATAGGAGTTTCACGGTGCTTGAGTAAGCGAATCTTCTGATTATGGGGTTTAAATACCCAATTATCAGACCCTACGGTTTGCCAATATTTTTGACAACTCCACCAGGAAGATTTATTGGGGTGACGATGTTCTGCCCATGCTTTTAGCTGGCTGAATAATGTTGTATCAGCCTGATTAAATATGCGGAAAGCTAACGACACCTGAGTAGTAGTTTGTCCATCCACGGATGACGGGATTCAGATGAGCGATTAAATCAGATTGTGGTATTGACTTATGCCCATCAATCAATTTACCTATCTTCTGTGTGTGTGCCTTTAGCTTTGTTTTACTTGGGGTAATCAGAGTTTTGTAACCAAGTAATTTTCCGTCGCCTCTTTTTCCAGCAGCGTGCTGACAGCCTGTTCTACAAATGCTTCCCAAAACCAATTTCCAGCACCAAACATTACTACCACCGATACAAGCGACAAACAAACGAGGAACCATGACAGTGGCTCAATGCATCATGGTAGCGGTATGAACCACAGCATGGCAATGGATTTAGGCCCAGCCGATGCTAACTACGATTTGCGATTTATTGATGCGATGATTCCTCATCATGAATCAGCTGTAGTTATGGCGAAAGATGCCTTGCAAAAGTCTCAACGTCCTGAAATTAAAAACTTGGCTCAAGAAATTATCAAAGCGCAAGAAGCAGAGATTAATCAAATGAAACAGTGGCGTAAAGCTTGGTATAACAAGTAAGCCCAAGTTTCTATGTAAACCATAGTGCACTGCCCTTTAAGCGATCGCAATTCTCATACAACAACCAAATGTAAACAAACTAGTTTTACTCGAATTTAGTCATGAGAAAGCTTAAAGGTATTAAATACTATAAATGCTCTTTGAGCAAAGATATGATAGCGTCTTTTGTCGTATTTCTCGTTGCTTTTCCAATGTTGATGGGTATTGTGATCGCTTCAGGAGTTTTTCGGCTCGTGGTTTGGTGACAGAAATACTTGGTGGAGTGGTTGTTGGGGATATTTCTGGATTAGCATTGCAAGTTAGTGGGTCAGCTACTTGAATGCTAATCTCTTGTCCTAATTTCATCTCAATTTCATATTTGTATGAAAGACTATTAAGTTAAGTGGTTAATTTGGCTTCGTAAACAAATTCCAAGAGCGAAACCGCTAGCTTGCTTGCCAAAAGCGGTTCCCCAAATCCCGCTTAAAAAGTTAACCAAGTTTAAGCACAAATTTACACCACAGTAACTCAAGGACACAAAATAGCGATGGGAATCTCTAAAAGTCTCCAACCACCTACAGCAATTCGTTGTGTTTCCGGCACAGTCCTAAGCCTTTTATTGCTGACAACTCCCACAGCTGTGTTAGCTGGTGCTGGACACGACCATAGCGGTGCAAGTTCATTTCAGGGTGGTGGAAGCGAAGCAAGTGGTTCTGTCGAAGTTGATGCCGAAACCGCCCAGAGGTTGGGAATTAAAGTCGAGCCAGTGAAACGGCAACGGCTGGCTTTGGGTATTAAAAGCACTGGACAGATTGAAACCTTACCTAGCCAAAAAGTAGAAGTGAATACCCCAATTACAGGGGCAAAAGTGGTTGAATTGTTGGTGGAACCCGGTGCTGTAGTGAAAAAAGGTCAACCCCTTGCTGTTGTCACCAGTCCTGACTTGGTGGAGTTACGGGTTAGTTCCCAAGAAAAACGAGCGGAAGCTATAGCTTCTTTGCAGCAAGCGCAAGCCGATTCAAGATTAGCTCAACAAAATTATCAAAGGTATTGGCAAATATCTAACGCCGACATTGCCCAAGCACAAAGCCAGGTAGCATTTGCTGAAGAAAAATATAATAAGGATTTACAGTTAGCTAATGAAGGCGCTTTACCACGTCGCAACGCGCTCGAATCTCAAACACAATTAGCAGAAGCAAAAGCCAAACTCACCTCAGCTAACAGCAGACGAGATATCATTGAAAGCGAAGCCCAAATGAAACGCGCTCAATCTGCTGTTCAAGTAGCACAAGAGCGTTTACGTCTTAGTGATTCTGCTTATAATACTAGACTGCAACAAATAGGCAACCGTCCAAATGCCAAGGGATTGGTAACAGTGACTGCTCCCATCTCCGGTAAAGTTGCCGATCGCCAAGTTACCCTTGGTCAAACTTTTAATGATGCAGGTGGCACACTCATGACTATTGTCAATGATAGTCGGGTTTTTGCCACAGCCAATATTTATGAAAAAGATTTAGACAAAGTAAAAGTAGGTCAAAGAGTAAGTCTAAAAGTTGCTAGCTTACCAGACCGTACCTTTTCTGGAAAGGTTACACAGATTGGTGCGGTAGTACAAGGGGAAACACGGGTTATCCCAGTACAAGCTGAAGTAAATAACCCAGGCGGACAACTCAAACCCGGAATGTTCGCCGAATTGGAGGTACTAACAAACCAAGCATCTGCACCTGTATTGGCGGTTCCTAGCTCGGCTATAGTCGATGCGAATGGGAAAAAAATGGTCTACATCCAAAATGGAAATGCTTTCCAATCTGCGGAAGTGACTTTGGGTCAAACCTCTGGGGACATGGTTGAGGTGAAGACGGGTTTGTTTGAGGGAGATGCGATCGTCACCCAACGTGCGCCCCAACTTTACGCGCAATCATTGCGGGGTGGTAGTAAACCAAAAGAAGAAGAACACAATGAAGAAAGTGGTTCTCATGCAGAAGAAACTGAAGTTAAAACTAACAGTTTTTCACCACCCTTGTGGTTAACAGCAGGTGGAGGAGCAGCACTTGCGACAGTTGCTTTCATGGGAGGTGCTTTTTGGTCTAATCGTCGTACCCGTTCACGTTTAGTACCAGCAGGTAATTTAGAGTACGACGGGTTCAATTATGAAACAGAGGTTTATCTCGACAACCACAAGCAACCAACCCTGTCTACTTCTGATAAAAATGTTGAGGAGCGCGATCGCCCTCGAAATTCTGATGGTATTTAAAAATTAGTGAAGTTGCAGATAATAACTGAAGTTGGGTTCTGTTAGATTTTCTAACATCAAACCCACCTACAGCAAGACTATTTAGATTGTGAACAGAACAGTTTATAAATCTCATGCTCCAAGTGCAGAGACTATAAAAATGTAGTTTGTTCTATATCCTATTTAGGAATAGTTCGCTTTGGGCTGATTTGGGGCTTGATGTTAGCAACAGCCAAACCTAATATTCAAATTTACTTACCCGTTTATCAGAAATAAACAAACCCTTCGCCATTTTTTAACCAAAAACCAAATGATTAGTACAGTTGCTAGATGGGTAATCTCTCGACGCTGGCTTATAGTAATTGCTGCGCTCATTTCCACATTAGTCATCATCTTTAATACCATTCCCAAAATGCCACTGGATGTTTTTCCAGCCTTTGCACCTCCCCAAGTCGAAATTGAGACAGCAGCCCCTGGACTAGCACCAGAAGAAATCGAATCTTTAGTGACATTACCAATTGAAAGTGCCATTAATGGAACTCCAGGCTTAACTACCGTTCGTTCCTCTTCTTCAGCCGGACTTTCTGTAGTCAGAGTTGTTTTTGGCTGGGGAACAGATATCTTTCAAGCCCGCCAGTTGATACAAGAACGACTGCAACAAGCCGTAAGCAAGCTACCAGAAGGAGTTGAAACCCCACGAATTGCTCCCACTAGCTCTCCCATCGGTACTGTATTAAAGTACGCCTTGACTGTGGAAGGGGAAGGCAATAACCAATCTGCCACTGAAATCGACCTCATGGAAGTCCGCAGAATTGTTGATTGGCAAGTGACGAATCGCCTTTTAGCAGTTCCCGGTGTCAGTCAAGTACTTGTGTATGGCGGCGATGTGCGTCAGTATCAAGTGTTAGTAGACCTCAACAAACTACAAGCTTTTAATGTATCTTTACAACAGGTAAGTGAAGCTGTACAGGCGGCAAATGTCAATGCTCCTGGTGGCTTTTTGACTACTCCTGATAAACAAACTTTAATTCGGGGAATTGGGCGGATTGAATCCCTTGATGATCTTCAACAATCTGTCATTGTCGCCCGTCAAGGAACGCCCGTCCGCCTGGGAGATGTCGCCCAAGTGCAAATTGGTGGTGCTGTGAAAATCGGCGATGGTAGTTTAAATGGGAAAGATGCTGTTGTGGTGATGGTGAATAAACAACCCCTAGCTGATACTCCCACCGTCACCCGCGCTATTGAAGCCGCAATATCTGAGCTAAAAGCAGGTTTACCGAAAGAAATTAAAGTAAATCAAACCTTCCGCCAAGCAGATTATATCGATACTTCGGTGGAAAATGTCAGGTCAGCCTTGGTGGAAGGTAGTATCATTGCAGCAGTTATCCTCATCCCTTTTTTAATGAATTGGCGGACTCTTGGAGTTGTGCTGTTGAATTTTGCCCTGACTTTTATATTTTCATTGCAAGTATTATCTTTTTTGGGCTTAGGGCTGAATACAATGACTTTGGGAGGATTAGCGATCGCCATTGGTACAGCGATCGATGATGCCATTGTCTATGCAGAAAATGTTTTTCGTTTGTTGCGACAAAATAAATACTCTCCCAACCCGCGTCCAGTACTGGAAATTGTTTTTGAAGGAGTACAGGAAGTCCAGGAATCTTTAATTGGGGCAACTTTAATTACTATAGTCGTCTTTTCTCCAATATTTGCCCTCGCTGGTGTGGAAGGTCGGATTTTTGGTCCAATGGGTCTTAGTTATCTGGTGGTAGTTGTAGTCTCTAGCTTAGAAGCGCTGCTTGTGAGTCCGGCTTTATGTGCAATTTTATTACCTCACAATAAAATGTCAGTCAGGGAACCCTTTGTACCAAGAGTTTGTAAAAGGATTTATTACCCTTTTCTCGATTTTGCTATCAGAAATTCGATAGTTGTTATTACTGTGGCTGCGGCGGGAATGATAGCAGCAATTATAATTTTCCCAGCTTTAGGACGGGCATTTTTACCTGAATTCCAAGAAACAACTTTGGTAAATACCTTAGCACTTTACCCAGGTACATCTTTAGAAGCTACCAATAGTGCTGCTTTTGCTTTGGAAGATAAACTCAAAGACGACCCTAGATTAAAGTATATTCAATTACGCGCCGGACGCGCCCCCAATGATGCAGATGCTGCACCTGTGAATTTGGCTCACCTTGATATTGGGTTGAGTGACAAAGGAATGAAAAATCGCGCAGCTACTGTAGAATGGTTGCGCGAAGAGTTTAACAAAATACCAGGGGCTGCATCTAATATTGGTGGATTTATTGCTCACCGTATTGATGAAATTTTGTCTGGGGTCAGAAGTCAAATCGCGGTCAAAATTTTTGGTTCCGACTTGGAAGAACTTCGCAAGCTTGGAAAGCAAGTTGAAGACGCAATAAAATCTATTCCCGGAATTGTAGATTTACAGCTCGAACCACAGATCCCTATTGAACAAATTCAAATTAAGTTTGACCGTGTTGCTGCATCTCGCTACGGTTTAACTATTGGACAATTATCTAATATCATTGAAACAGCGCTCAATGGAAGAGTAGTCTCTCAAGTTTTAGAGAAGCAACAAAGCTTTGATTTGGTTGTGTGGTTGCAACCGCAGTATCGCAACAATCTACAAACTATTGAGAATTTGTTAGTTGATACCCCTGATGGGAATAAAATCCCTTTAGCTAAAGTTGCTACGGTTGCCTATGGCACTGGCCCTAATACTATCAATCGGGAAAATGTTTCACGTTTAATTGTGGTATCTGCTAATGCTAAAGGCAGAGATTTGCGCTCTGTAGTGACAGATATTCAAAATAAAGTTAAGGCACAAGTGCAACTTACTCCAGGTTATTTTATCCAATATGGAGGTCAATTTGAAGCAGAAGAACGAGCCTCACAAAATATTCTGATTTTCAGTGCTATTTCCTTTGTTGTGATTACAGTACTAATGTATCTTTCTGTAAAATCAATCGCTTCAACAGCGATGATTATGATTAACTTGCCCATTGCGTTAGTGGGTGGAGTAATTGCGGTAGCTTTTACAGGTGGAGTTGTTTCTGTAGCCTCGTTGGTGGGGTTTGTAACTTTGTTTGGTGTGGCTACTCGAAACGGATTATTATTAGTAGATAATTACACTACAAAAGTTGCGATAGGAATGTCTTTAAAAGAAGTATTAATTGCTGGGTCAATGGAACGACTCAACGCTATTTTGATGACATCTTTAACTTCAGCTTTGGGTTTAGTTCCGTTGATCATTTCAGTGGGGCCAGGGAAGGAAATTTTGCAACCTCTTTCGATTGTAGTGTTAGGTGGGTTGTTTACTTCTACGGCGTTAACTTTGTTGGTTTTACCTGCTTTGTACTCGAAGTTTGGTAGGTTTTTGTTACCTAAGCAAAGTGCGGCTGTTGTGGGAAATGGGAAGGTGGCGGAATCTGTGTTGGAAAATTGATTTTGGGGATAGGGATGAAATGCGAATTTTACAGCTTTCATCTTCTGAAACAATAAACTGCCAAAAATATTCACCCTTCCTTTGATTTGTGAAAATTAAAAATATTAAAAGCTTTGATAACTATGTCTCTTGTTTAATGAAGGTACCAGGGTAAGCTCATCTAATTTGGTATAATTCAAACTTGACAAATCAAAAAAGATAAGCATAAGCGACCGGATTAAAAACGTACTTGACAACTGAGCAGGATAAACGAGAAGACTTCAATGCTGTTGTCAAAAAATGGTCAGGAGTCAGGTTGATGTCACAAGGCTTTGAAACTAAATCTGCTGATGCTACGAAAAATTCTGGTGGTCACAGACAGCCAACACAAGTGACAGACATCGGCAGTATCCAACGGAGTTTAGTGGAGCATTTCTCAGATATCAAAGACCCAAGAGTAGAGCGAACCAAAAAACATCAACTCACAGAGATCTTAATAATTGCAATTCTGGCAGTCATAGCAGGAGCAAAAGGGTGGGAAGATATCGAGAATTACGGTATCAGTAAGCAACAGTGGTTAGAAGAATTTTTGATGCTACCAAATGGAATTCCGTCAGATGACACTTTCCGTCGGGTGTTTGAGCTGATCAACCCAGAGGCATTAAATCGATGTTTTATCAGTTGGGTAGAAACCTTGGTCATCAAGATGGGGGGAGAAATAATCCCCATCGATGGTAAGACGATTAGAGGTTCTTATGACCGCAATCTAGGTAAATCAGCACTTCATGTAATTAGCGCTTGGTCGAGTGAACAACATTTGGTGTTAGCACAGATGAAAGTAGAGGATAAATCCAATGAAATTACTGCGATTCCTGCATTATTGGAATTGCTAGATATCACAGGAGCTATCATTACTATTGATGCGATGGGAACACAAACCGAAATTGCCAAAAAGATTATCGACAAGAAAGCCGATTATGTCCTGGCGCTGAAAGCTAATCATCCTACTCTCTGTTCTCAGGTGAGCGAATGGTTTGAAATTGCTCAAGCCAATAATTTTCAAGGGATTGATGTCAGTTATGACAAACGGATTGAGAAAGGACATCATCGCACCGAAATTCGTGAAGTTTGGACTGTACCTGTAACGGCAATTGGTGCGCTTTATCAACCAAAATTATGGGCAGGATTGCAAACGCTAGTTATGGTCGTCCGCGTACGTCATCTTTGGAATAAAACTACCCGCGAGGTTCAATTTTATCTTACTTCTTTACACAGTGATGCTCAACTTATCGGTCGGGCTATCCGAAAACACTGGGGCATTGAAAACGAGGCTCATTGGACACTTGATTGTACTTTTGCGGAAGATGCTTGTCGCATTCGTTCTTTCCACAGTCCGCAAAATTTTGCTCTTTTAAGACGTATTGCTCTCAATGCTCTCAACAGTGAACAGTCTTACAAACGTAGTCTCCGTCAAAAAATGAAACGCACTGCTATGGATAACAGTTATATGCTTCAGGTTCTCAGTTGTTGTTTCCTTGACTCTACATTAGATTCTTCTGAGTCCTTGTGTCAAGCCTGATTGAGATGCTCTTACCCTGATGAAGGTACTAGAGAAATCGAAATGATTTAAAAAGTTTATATTAGCTGTTAATATGCAAACAATTTCTCAGATGAAAATCCCTTTTGATAAATTTTATATACCGTGTTTAAAACAATGTTATCAAGATTATGAAACTCATAAAGAAACGGGTGCGAGGGGTTGGGTAGTCGGTGTTATTCCTTTTCTCGGTGCTACTTAACCCTGAACATCGAAAATTTTTATCAAATTTAATTGACTCTTTAGATATTACAGAAAATATTAATTCAGGAAGAATTATCTATTTAGATAAGCATCTAGCTCTAACTTATAAACAAGATGATGCGAAAAACCAAGCATTAGGAGAACTGTTGTTTGCGGCAAGACATTCCGAGGATTTATGGTCTTTTAACCAAACAGATGTTTTTGTACCCGTAAAATCCTTACGTCAAGCTAAAATTGCTTTAGCTAATTACCACGGTAAACCCCGAAAAGGAGAATTAGTAGGAAACGACTCTACAGGTTTTTCCAGATTTTTAGGCTTAGATATTAAAGATAATGATGCCTATATGTCTGGATATGAAGAATTAGTTAATTATAGAGGAAAAGGATTCCAAAAATGATAATCGGCGTTCTTGAATCAAGAGTCATGTAGGTAGAGTGGGTATCCTAAAGCCTGGAAATAAAACACGTTATTAGAGTGCATCAAAATAGTACAAACTAAAAACACCTAATTAATAAGTGTTGAGTTGAGCTATGCTCAACCCAAACTTCTATTTTAGAAAGTGAAAGTTGTTCTCAATGTACCAATCACAGCATCATTGTTATTGTTAGCAGATTGACCAGGATTAGTTAACCAAATTACACCAGGAGTAATAGAAATGTTGTCACTAATGCGATATCTGTAAAAGCCTTCAATGTGATAGGGTTTATCTCCGTTGTTACTACCTAAATATGGTTGCGCTCCTGCAAAAATCCCTAAAAGATTGCCCTTCTTGCCAAAGTCGGGTAAAGCTACACCCAATCCATAGCTCCAAACTTCATCGTTATCGTTAGCTCCAAAGCCTGTAATATTACTGTGGAGTGCAAACCCACTAATTGACAGTTTATCGCTAGGTCTGAAAGCTGCTTCAAAGCCGTAAGAATTACTTACAAATGGATTGCCACCACCGACAAAATTAGCTTGTGAAGTCCCAACTACAGCAGCACTTACCGAACCAGCATCAAATAAAGCACTATTTGCACCATGATAACCGTGAACGTAGGTTGCAGCCAAGGTCAGGCGATCGCCAACGTTAAGATTCAACTGTGCTAAAGCTGCATAGTTACCATCTAATAAACCTGAGCCTAGACTAGGATTATTCGGTTCAGCTCCTAAATAACCCAAAGTTAATGAAGGTTTAAAAGTACTACCACCACCAAATGGGACATTAACACCAATTCCTGCACCGCCACCGATGCGATAGATAGGACTTTCGGAAGCAAAGGTAGATAAAGCACCGTTACCATTATCAAAGTCTTCAAAATAAGGGTTGACAGTGGGAACATAATCGCTTTGAATACCTCCAGTAGCAGCTACATAAACTTGAGAGTTGCCAACAGGGAAGTAATACGCCAACCAATCAATAAAAGCATTATTATTACTACCAAGAAACAAGTTAAAAGTTTGAGTACCTTCGGCAGTGCCATTGGGTAAAGATAATGGAGTAGCATTACCGGCTGCAATCCGAGTGTGTAGGGTATCTTTACCTGTAAAACTAGTTTGCAAGTCTAAACGCACCCGGTTTTGGAAAACGGTATTATTACTATCGTTGCTGCCAAAACTATCCGTAACCGCAAAAACTGCTTCACCTACTAGTTTTGTTGTAGTCGAAAATTGATTAGCTTCCAATTCAGCAGTACGTGCTTCCAACGCATCTACTCGACCTCTGAGTGTTGCAAGTTCCGCAGAAAATTCTTCTTGTAAACGCTGTAGGGTAGCTAAATCCTCTTTTGTCACCAAATCAGTAGTTGCTGTAGCAATCAGTTCATTAACTCTATCCAAACAAGCATTCAAACCTGCCGCAAATTCATAACGAGTTAAGGCACGATTACCCCGGTAAGTACCGTTGGGATAACCTGCAATACAACCGTAACGCTCCACTAAAGATTGCAAAGCTTGAAAAGCCCAGTCTGTTGGTTGTACATCCGAAAATTGGGAAACTGATGTAATTTGAGATAGTGAAGTTTGATTATTGGCTTCAAGATTGTATTGGTTTATTTGTGACAAACCGTTTTCGTCAGCGTTTGTTTGGGCAAGTAACGGCTGATGAGTTTGTGATGGCTGTTGTTGGCTGTCAGCAGCAATGGCACTAGCCGAAACAGCAAAAGTTACTCCCAAAAATGCTGGGCTGAACACCAGTGTTTTCCACAATAGATTCGACATATTATTTTTCCTCACACCCTCTTGTAACGATGACACAAACCGTAATCTTAAACTGTATTATTTCATACTTTAATGTAATCTTAATTTTATAATCTGTCGTGTCATTACACTCATTGATGGTCTTGATGCTTTAACTGTTCAGACCATTTTATCTGAGGTGGGATTAAACCCAAAACGCTTTCCTACAGTTAAGCACTTCACATCTTGGTTGGGTTTATGTCCTGGTCAAAAGGTCACTGGCGGTAAGGTTAAAAGCTCTCAAACTCGTACTGTTGTCAATCGCGCTGCCAACGCTTTTCGCATGGCGGCTTTTTCCCTGACTCACAGTCGTTCTGCTCTGGGTGCATTTTATCGCCGCTTACGTTCTCGCTTGGGGGCACCCAAAGCAATAACTGCTACTGCACACAAATTGGCTCGTTTGTTCTACCGAATCTGGACAAAGAAGGGAGAATATTCTGATCCTGGTATGGACTATTATGAGCAAAAATACCAGGAACTGATTCTCAAAAACCTCCGACAAAAAGCTCAGGCTCTTGGTTTGGAACTTATTCCTATTTCTCTCCCCACCGAATGTGTTTCTTGAAAGAGGGCTAAATTTTCTTTTTGAAGATTCTGTACTTGGGCGATGAGCCTCGGAATCTCCTGGTCGTACCGTGTAATACTCGGCAATGGTTCAGAAAAATCCTGTGAATTAAAAGTAGAAATATTTGAATTCTTCCGTGTAATACATGGAATCATGGGTTG
Above is a genomic segment from Cylindrospermum stagnale PCC 7417 containing:
- a CDS encoding HNH endonuclease, which translates into the protein MDGQTTTQVSLAFRIFNQADTTLFSQLKAWAEHRHPNKSSWWSCQKYWQTVGSDNWVFKPHNQKIRLLKHRETPIVRHIQVQGSRSPFDGDWVYWSSRMGKHPEASKRMATLLKMQKGKCTHCGLFFNHEDLMEIDHKIPRSKGGKDSYDNLQLLHGHCHDAKTAAEKIAVSVQEIDEDYLNCNPF
- a CDS encoding group II intron maturase-specific domain-containing protein, encoding MVPRLFVACIGGSNVWCWKLVLGSICRTGCQHAAGKRGDGKLLGYKTLITPSKTKLKAHTQKIGKLIDGHKSIPQSDLIAHLNPVIRGWTNYYSGVVSFPHI
- a CDS encoding efflux RND transporter periplasmic adaptor subunit gives rise to the protein MGISKSLQPPTAIRCVSGTVLSLLLLTTPTAVLAGAGHDHSGASSFQGGGSEASGSVEVDAETAQRLGIKVEPVKRQRLALGIKSTGQIETLPSQKVEVNTPITGAKVVELLVEPGAVVKKGQPLAVVTSPDLVELRVSSQEKRAEAIASLQQAQADSRLAQQNYQRYWQISNADIAQAQSQVAFAEEKYNKDLQLANEGALPRRNALESQTQLAEAKAKLTSANSRRDIIESEAQMKRAQSAVQVAQERLRLSDSAYNTRLQQIGNRPNAKGLVTVTAPISGKVADRQVTLGQTFNDAGGTLMTIVNDSRVFATANIYEKDLDKVKVGQRVSLKVASLPDRTFSGKVTQIGAVVQGETRVIPVQAEVNNPGGQLKPGMFAELEVLTNQASAPVLAVPSSAIVDANGKKMVYIQNGNAFQSAEVTLGQTSGDMVEVKTGLFEGDAIVTQRAPQLYAQSLRGGSKPKEEEHNEESGSHAEETEVKTNSFSPPLWLTAGGGAALATVAFMGGAFWSNRRTRSRLVPAGNLEYDGFNYETEVYLDNHKQPTLSTSDKNVEERDRPRNSDGI
- a CDS encoding efflux RND transporter permease subunit; this translates as MISTVARWVISRRWLIVIAALISTLVIIFNTIPKMPLDVFPAFAPPQVEIETAAPGLAPEEIESLVTLPIESAINGTPGLTTVRSSSSAGLSVVRVVFGWGTDIFQARQLIQERLQQAVSKLPEGVETPRIAPTSSPIGTVLKYALTVEGEGNNQSATEIDLMEVRRIVDWQVTNRLLAVPGVSQVLVYGGDVRQYQVLVDLNKLQAFNVSLQQVSEAVQAANVNAPGGFLTTPDKQTLIRGIGRIESLDDLQQSVIVARQGTPVRLGDVAQVQIGGAVKIGDGSLNGKDAVVVMVNKQPLADTPTVTRAIEAAISELKAGLPKEIKVNQTFRQADYIDTSVENVRSALVEGSIIAAVILIPFLMNWRTLGVVLLNFALTFIFSLQVLSFLGLGLNTMTLGGLAIAIGTAIDDAIVYAENVFRLLRQNKYSPNPRPVLEIVFEGVQEVQESLIGATLITIVVFSPIFALAGVEGRIFGPMGLSYLVVVVVSSLEALLVSPALCAILLPHNKMSVREPFVPRVCKRIYYPFLDFAIRNSIVVITVAAAGMIAAIIIFPALGRAFLPEFQETTLVNTLALYPGTSLEATNSAAFALEDKLKDDPRLKYIQLRAGRAPNDADAAPVNLAHLDIGLSDKGMKNRAATVEWLREEFNKIPGAASNIGGFIAHRIDEILSGVRSQIAVKIFGSDLEELRKLGKQVEDAIKSIPGIVDLQLEPQIPIEQIQIKFDRVAASRYGLTIGQLSNIIETALNGRVVSQVLEKQQSFDLVVWLQPQYRNNLQTIENLLVDTPDGNKIPLAKVATVAYGTGPNTINRENVSRLIVVSANAKGRDLRSVVTDIQNKVKAQVQLTPGYFIQYGGQFEAEERASQNILIFSAISFVVITVLMYLSVKSIASTAMIMINLPIALVGGVIAVAFTGGVVSVASLVGFVTLFGVATRNGLLLVDNYTTKVAIGMSLKEVLIAGSMERLNAILMTSLTSALGLVPLIISVGPGKEILQPLSIVVLGGLFTSTALTLLVLPALYSKFGRFLLPKQSAAVVGNGKVAESVLEN
- a CDS encoding ISAs1 family transposase, encoding MSQGFETKSADATKNSGGHRQPTQVTDIGSIQRSLVEHFSDIKDPRVERTKKHQLTEILIIAILAVIAGAKGWEDIENYGISKQQWLEEFLMLPNGIPSDDTFRRVFELINPEALNRCFISWVETLVIKMGGEIIPIDGKTIRGSYDRNLGKSALHVISAWSSEQHLVLAQMKVEDKSNEITAIPALLELLDITGAIITIDAMGTQTEIAKKIIDKKADYVLALKANHPTLCSQVSEWFEIAQANNFQGIDVSYDKRIEKGHHRTEIREVWTVPVTAIGALYQPKLWAGLQTLVMVVRVRHLWNKTTREVQFYLTSLHSDAQLIGRAIRKHWGIENEAHWTLDCTFAEDACRIRSFHSPQNFALLRRIALNALNSEQSYKRSLRQKMKRTAMDNSYMLQVLSCCFLDSTLDSSESLCQA
- a CDS encoding iron uptake porin — encoded protein: MSNLLWKTLVFSPAFLGVTFAVSASAIAADSQQQPSQTHQPLLAQTNADENGLSQINQYNLEANNQTSLSQITSVSQFSDVQPTDWAFQALQSLVERYGCIAGYPNGTYRGNRALTRYEFAAGLNACLDRVNELIATATTDLVTKEDLATLQRLQEEFSAELATLRGRVDALEARTAELEANQFSTTTKLVGEAVFAVTDSFGSNDSNNTVFQNRVRLDLQTSFTGKDTLHTRIAAGNATPLSLPNGTAEGTQTFNLFLGSNNNAFIDWLAYYFPVGNSQVYVAATGGIQSDYVPTVNPYFEDFDNGNGALSTFASESPIYRIGGGAGIGVNVPFGGGSTFKPSLTLGYLGAEPNNPSLGSGLLDGNYAALAQLNLNVGDRLTLAATYVHGYHGANSALFDAGSVSAAVVGTSQANFVGGGNPFVSNSYGFEAAFRPSDKLSISGFALHSNITGFGANDNDEVWSYGLGVALPDFGKKGNLLGIFAGAQPYLGSNNGDKPYHIEGFYRYRISDNISITPGVIWLTNPGQSANNNNDAVIGTLRTTFTF